One window of Dehalococcoidia bacterium genomic DNA carries:
- a CDS encoding serpin family protein, with product MKKTILTILAATLSLVLVACSSPVSAEFLKSDKARDISPSSSGLSALVQGNSAFALDLYQALKAQNDGNMFYSPYSLSLALAMAYAGARSDTASEMADTLHFTLPGDALHAAFNYLALELDKRRQGAASTTSDSDKGFHLNVVNDAWGQKNFQFLASYLDTLAVNYGAGLRILDFIKDAEGARKAINDYISDQTRGKIKDLIPQGAVTDLTRLVLTNAIYFKAAWESPFAEGATGGGTFKLLDGGQVNVSMMHQGHEYNYVAGTGYQAIELPYDGGQLSMVVLLPDQDQFNVFQDALKSEFVDGIISSMNQRNVILSLPKFQYDSSFGLKQALAAMGMQIAFTDSADFSGMMGTKGLFISDVVHKAFVSVDEAGTEAAAASAVIVGTTSMPSNTITLSIDRPFIFLIRDIPTGTILFVGRVMNPAV from the coding sequence ATGAAAAAGACAATACTGACAATATTGGCGGCCACTTTAAGCCTGGTGCTGGTGGCCTGTTCCAGCCCGGTATCGGCTGAATTTCTCAAGTCAGATAAGGCGCGGGACATATCTCCATCCAGTAGCGGCTTGTCGGCCTTGGTGCAGGGGAACAGCGCTTTTGCCCTGGACCTTTACCAGGCTCTCAAGGCACAGAACGACGGCAACATGTTTTATTCCCCTTACAGCCTCTCGCTGGCGCTGGCTATGGCTTACGCGGGAGCGCGCAGCGACACGGCGAGCGAAATGGCGGATACTTTGCATTTCACTCTACCAGGGGATGCGTTGCACGCAGCTTTCAATTATCTGGCGCTCGAGCTGGATAAGCGCAGGCAGGGCGCAGCCAGTACAACGTCTGACAGTGACAAGGGCTTTCATCTGAACGTAGTTAATGATGCTTGGGGGCAGAAAAATTTCCAGTTCCTGGCCAGTTACCTGGACACTCTGGCGGTTAACTACGGCGCTGGCCTCAGGATACTCGATTTCATCAAGGATGCCGAAGGGGCGCGCAAAGCCATCAACGATTATATCTCTGACCAGACACGGGGCAAGATAAAGGACCTCATTCCTCAGGGTGCCGTGACCGACCTGACGCGCCTCGTGCTGACCAATGCCATCTACTTCAAGGCTGCCTGGGAGTCTCCTTTCGCCGAAGGAGCTACCGGCGGCGGGACGTTCAAGTTACTGGACGGGGGTCAGGTAAACGTCTCCATGATGCACCAGGGGCACGAATACAATTATGTCGCCGGGACCGGCTATCAGGCAATTGAGCTCCCTTACGACGGCGGCCAGTTATCTATGGTGGTATTGCTTCCTGACCAGGACCAGTTCAATGTCTTCCAGGATGCACTTAAATCGGAATTTGTGGATGGCATAATCTCCTCCATGAATCAGCGGAATGTAATCCTGTCGCTGCCCAAGTTCCAGTACGATTCGAGCTTCGGCCTGAAACAAGCGCTCGCGGCAATGGGCATGCAAATTGCCTTCACGGATAGCGCCGATTTTTCAGGTATGATGGGTACGAAAGGACTGTTCATCTCGGACGTTGTGCACAAGGCTTTTGTCTCAGTTGATGAAGCCGGTACGGAAGCTGCCGCCGCCAGCGCTGTTATCGTCGGCACTACCTCGATGCCGTCGAACACCATCACGCTCAGCATCGACCGCCCCTTCATCTTCCTTATCCGCGACATCCCGACTGGCACTATCCTTTTTGTCGGGAGGGTAATGAATCCGGCCGTATAA
- a CDS encoding zinc ribbon domain-containing protein produces the protein MAQRFCTGCGRNLGGNARFCESCGTPVAGVAAPPQQSQHLPPVYQPPPATPPPTYQPPPVYQTPPQPAYQPPPAYQPPPGYQPPPAYQPPPQAYAPPPAYAPGYAYPPQAPGIPGEALIGVIPNASRKKNLFSMEAFNIVVTNQRMIFAQMTSEMIKAEAATHRGQGIGGVFKAMGAGYSLWQRYPQMSPDQALTETPGNFGIYMNQIRKVKYTGTKVLFSKGGIAVGLNIGFGVGADDDDNKPAKLEIETIGGKYEFDIILQFQQQTYQVLKAAGLVK, from the coding sequence ATGGCTCAACGTTTTTGCACCGGTTGCGGCCGTAATCTTGGGGGCAATGCCCGCTTTTGCGAGTCATGCGGTACGCCAGTCGCAGGAGTAGCGGCTCCTCCACAGCAATCTCAGCACCTTCCCCCGGTTTATCAACCTCCTCCTGCCACACCCCCACCGACTTATCAGCCGCCGCCTGTATACCAGACGCCTCCTCAACCCGCCTATCAACCGCCTCCGGCCTACCAGCCTCCTCCTGGTTATCAGCCGCCGCCGGCTTATCAACCTCCCCCGCAGGCTTATGCGCCGCCTCCGGCATACGCACCGGGATATGCCTATCCGCCCCAGGCTCCTGGCATTCCCGGTGAAGCCCTTATCGGCGTTATTCCTAACGCCAGCCGTAAAAAGAACCTGTTCTCAATGGAGGCCTTCAACATCGTCGTCACCAACCAGCGCATGATTTTCGCCCAGATGACGTCCGAGATGATCAAGGCAGAGGCAGCCACGCATCGCGGCCAGGGTATTGGCGGCGTATTCAAGGCTATGGGCGCGGGTTATTCTTTGTGGCAGCGCTATCCCCAGATGTCTCCCGACCAGGCACTCACCGAGACTCCCGGCAACTTCGGCATCTATATGAACCAGATACGCAAGGTCAAGTACACTGGAACCAAGGTGCTGTTCAGCAAGGGTGGCATTGCGGTGGGCTTGAATATCGGCTTTGGCGTGGGCGCAGATGACGATGATAATAAACCTGCCAAGCTGGAGATAGAAACCATCGGCGGCAAATACGAGTTCGATATCATCTTGCAGTTCCAGCAGCAGACCTATCAGGTCCTTAAGGCAGCTGGATTGGTCAAATAA
- a CDS encoding TerC family protein has product MTDSNINETPLWIGFIIFVLVMLFLDLKVFHRKSEKVSVKNALVWSAVWIAMSLAFGVGIYLLWGHEIGLQYFTGYLIEKSLSVDNLFVFLMVFSYFCVKDEYQHRVLFWGILGAIVMRAAFIFAGIGLLNALSWVIYIFGAFLVYTGVRMAVKKEEKVEAEHNLVLRLVRRLFPVSKDYHGEKFFIVEGGVRKATPLLLVLVLIESTDIVFALDSVPAILSITKDPFIVFSSNIFAILGLRSLYFALAGVLQKLRYLHYGLAAVLVFLGVKMLIGHWVEIPILLSLGVIAVILVVAITTSLVWSRRNPQSSVEAERGIPK; this is encoded by the coding sequence ATGACAGATTCAAACATCAACGAAACACCTCTCTGGATAGGTTTTATCATCTTTGTCCTGGTAATGCTTTTCCTGGACCTCAAGGTTTTTCATCGCAAGTCTGAAAAAGTCAGCGTCAAGAACGCGCTGGTGTGGAGCGCCGTCTGGATAGCCATGTCGCTGGCATTCGGGGTGGGGATATATTTACTCTGGGGCCACGAAATAGGGCTCCAGTACTTTACAGGGTACCTCATCGAGAAATCCCTCAGCGTGGACAATCTTTTCGTCTTCCTTATGGTATTCTCTTATTTTTGCGTGAAAGACGAGTACCAGCACAGGGTGCTCTTCTGGGGCATACTGGGAGCCATCGTGATGCGGGCGGCTTTCATCTTTGCCGGCATCGGCCTGCTCAATGCGTTGAGCTGGGTTATCTATATTTTCGGCGCTTTCCTGGTCTACACCGGTGTGCGGATGGCTGTTAAAAAAGAAGAAAAGGTGGAAGCCGAACACAATCTGGTGCTGCGCCTGGTGCGCCGCCTATTCCCTGTCAGTAAAGACTACCACGGGGAAAAGTTTTTCATTGTGGAGGGCGGCGTCCGCAAAGCCACGCCATTGCTGCTCGTCCTGGTTTTAATCGAAAGCACGGATATCGTTTTCGCCCTGGACTCGGTACCGGCGATTCTCTCAATCACCAAGGACCCTTTTATTGTTTTCAGTTCCAATATTTTCGCTATCCTGGGGCTGCGCTCTCTCTACTTCGCCTTGGCGGGTGTTTTGCAAAAGCTGCGCTACCTGCACTATGGCCTGGCCGCGGTCCTCGTGTTTCTTGGCGTCAAGATGCTGATTGGTCATTGGGTTGAGATCCCCATACTGCTTTCGCTGGGCGTCATCGCTGTTATCCTGGTAGTTGCGATAACAACTTCGCTGGTATGGAGTCGGCGTAACCCGCAGTCCTCGGTGGAAGCTGAACGCGGGATACCTAAGTAA